One Phocaeicola dorei genomic region harbors:
- a CDS encoding valine--tRNA ligase → MELASKYNPADVEGKWYQYWLDNKLFSSKPNGREPYTVVIPPPNVTGVLHMGHMLNNTIQDILVRRARMEGKNACWVPGTDHASIATEAKVVNKLAGQGIKKTDLSRDEFLKHAWAWTEEHGGIILKQLRKLGASCDWDRTAFTMDEERSESVIKVFVDLYNKGLIYRGVRMVNWDPKALTALSDEEVIYKEEHSKLYYLRYKVEDDTEGRYAVVATTRPETIMGDTAMCINPNDPKNQWLKGKKVIVPLVNRIIPVIEDDYVDIEFGTGCLKVTPAHDVNDYMLGEKYNLPSIDIFNDNGTLSEAAGLYIGMDRLDVRKQIEQDLQAAGLLEKVEAYTNKVGFSERTNVAIEPKLSMQWFLKMQHFADMALPPVMNDELKFYPTKYKNTYKNWLENIKDWCISRQLWWGHRIPAYFLPEGGYVVAETAEEALKLAQEKTGNANLKMEDLRQDDDCLDTWFSSWLWPISLFNGINNPNNEEINYYYPTSDLVTGPDIIFFWVARMIMAGYEYKGDMPFKNVYFTGIVRDKLGRKMSKSLGNSPDPLELIDKYGADGVRMGMMLAAPAGNDILFDDALCEQGRNFNNKIWNAFRLVKGWEVADIAQPEYARLATEWFESMLAKTAAEVADLFGKYRLSEALMAVYKLFWDEFSSWYLEMIKPAYGQPIDKATYEKTLGFFDNLLKLLHPFMPFITEELWQHIYDRKEGESLMVQQLNIPTACNEIIVKEFEVVKEVIGGIRTIRLQKNIAQKETLELQVVGVNPVATFNPVITKLCNLSSIEAVENKADGSGSFMIGTTEYAIPLGNLINTEEELAKLEADLKYQEGFLQSVLKKLSNEKFVSKAPANVIDMERKKQADAESKIASLKESIAALKK, encoded by the coding sequence ATGGAATTAGCAAGTAAGTACAATCCCGCTGACGTGGAAGGAAAATGGTATCAGTATTGGCTGGACAACAAACTCTTTAGTTCAAAACCCAACGGACGTGAACCTTACACAGTCGTCATTCCACCACCCAACGTAACCGGAGTACTCCATATGGGACACATGCTAAACAATACCATTCAGGATATATTAGTACGCCGTGCCCGCATGGAAGGCAAGAATGCCTGCTGGGTGCCGGGAACCGACCATGCTTCCATTGCCACAGAAGCCAAAGTGGTGAACAAACTGGCCGGACAAGGTATAAAGAAAACTGACCTTAGCCGTGACGAGTTCCTGAAACATGCCTGGGCATGGACAGAAGAACATGGAGGTATTATCCTGAAACAGCTGCGTAAACTAGGTGCATCCTGCGATTGGGACCGTACAGCATTCACCATGGACGAAGAACGTAGCGAAAGTGTTATCAAAGTATTCGTAGACCTTTACAACAAAGGTTTGATCTATCGTGGTGTACGCATGGTAAACTGGGACCCAAAAGCACTGACAGCTCTCAGTGATGAAGAAGTTATTTACAAGGAAGAACACAGCAAACTGTATTATCTCCGTTACAAAGTAGAAGATGATACTGAAGGACGCTATGCAGTAGTTGCTACCACTCGTCCCGAAACAATTATGGGAGATACTGCCATGTGTATCAATCCCAATGACCCGAAAAACCAATGGCTGAAAGGCAAAAAGGTAATTGTACCACTGGTAAACCGTATCATTCCGGTTATCGAAGACGACTACGTAGACATTGAATTTGGTACAGGATGTCTGAAAGTAACACCTGCCCATGATGTGAATGACTATATGCTTGGCGAAAAATATAACTTGCCCAGCATTGATATCTTCAATGACAACGGAACACTGAGCGAAGCTGCCGGACTATATATAGGTATGGACCGTCTTGATGTACGTAAACAGATTGAACAAGACTTACAAGCTGCCGGATTGCTGGAAAAGGTAGAAGCTTATACCAATAAGGTAGGTTTCTCGGAACGTACCAATGTAGCCATCGAACCGAAACTGTCCATGCAGTGGTTCTTGAAGATGCAACATTTTGCAGACATGGCATTGCCTCCTGTAATGAATGATGAACTGAAATTCTATCCTACCAAATACAAGAATACCTACAAAAACTGGCTGGAAAATATCAAAGACTGGTGTATTAGCCGCCAACTTTGGTGGGGACATCGCATTCCAGCATACTTTCTGCCCGAAGGCGGTTATGTAGTAGCCGAAACAGCGGAAGAAGCTTTGAAGTTGGCACAAGAAAAAACCGGTAATGCCAATCTGAAAATGGAAGATTTACGTCAAGACGATGACTGTCTGGACACTTGGTTCTCTTCATGGCTGTGGCCCATTTCTTTATTTAACGGTATCAATAATCCTAATAATGAAGAAATAAACTACTATTATCCTACTAGCGACTTGGTTACAGGACCGGATATCATTTTCTTCTGGGTGGCACGAATGATTATGGCAGGATATGAATATAAAGGTGATATGCCGTTCAAAAACGTTTATTTCACTGGTATCGTACGCGACAAACTGGGACGTAAGATGTCAAAATCTTTGGGTAATTCACCCGACCCGTTGGAACTAATTGACAAGTATGGTGCCGATGGCGTGCGAATGGGTATGATGCTTGCCGCTCCCGCAGGAAACGATATTTTATTTGATGATGCGTTATGTGAACAAGGACGTAACTTCAATAACAAAATATGGAATGCATTCCGCTTGGTGAAAGGTTGGGAAGTTGCCGATATTGCACAGCCCGAATATGCAAGACTGGCCACTGAATGGTTTGAATCCATGTTGGCAAAAACAGCTGCAGAAGTAGCTGACTTATTCGGCAAATATCGTTTGAGCGAAGCACTGATGGCTGTATACAAATTATTCTGGGACGAATTCTCAAGCTGGTATCTGGAAATGATCAAGCCGGCATACGGACAACCCATTGACAAAGCGACCTATGAAAAAACTTTAGGTTTCTTTGATAACTTGCTGAAGTTGCTGCATCCGTTCATGCCTTTCATTACCGAAGAGTTATGGCAACATATATATGACCGCAAAGAAGGAGAAAGCCTGATGGTCCAGCAATTGAACATTCCGACTGCTTGTAATGAGATTATCGTCAAAGAATTTGAAGTAGTGAAAGAAGTAATCGGTGGTATCCGCACTATTCGTTTACAGAAAAACATTGCACAGAAAGAAACTTTGGAGTTGCAAGTAGTAGGTGTAAATCCAGTAGCTACATTCAATCCTGTTATTACTAAATTGTGTAACCTCTCTTCTATCGAAGCCGTAGAGAATAAAGCTGACGGCTCCGGCTCATTTATGATAGGTACAACTGAATATGCCATACCATTGGGCAATTTAATCAACACAGAAGAAGAGTTGGCAAAACTGGAGGCTGATTTAAAATATCAGGAAGGCTTTTTGCAAAGTGTATTGAAAAAATTAAGCAATGAAAAATTTGTCAGCAAAGCACCAGCCAACGTTATTGATATGGAACGCAAGAAACAGGCTGATGCAGAAAGCAAAATAGCTTCTTTAAAAGAAAGTATTGCTGCTTTGAAAAAATAA
- a CDS encoding alkaline phosphatase family protein has translation MKGRILTSLLTVIALTGLQAQNIPAVPRLVVGLTIDQLRTDYIEAFSALYGERGFKRLWKEGRIYRNAEYDFINVDKSSAVAAIYSGTTPYTNGIVGDNWMDRSTLRVLNCVDDADFMGIYTSESTSPQKMKVSTLTDELVIATQGVAEVYSIAPTREMAVLAAGHASKGAFWLNDETGKWSGSTYYGIFPAWVTTYNDREGLDFRIGNMSWAPYLPVTVYKYLTSENKQVTFKHNFDDERKNKYRKLKTSPYANDEVNRLVNACLSNTSIGKDAVPDFLSLAYYAGNYDHKAPAELPMEMQDTYVRLDNSIAELLELIDRKVGLNNTLFFITSTGYADTDPVDPPQYKIPGGEFHIERCSALLNLYLAAIYGEGQWVEAHFEQQIYLNHKLIEQKQLNMSEILNRAAEFLVQFSGVKDVYSSQRLQLGAWTPTIDKIKNYYNPICSGDLWIEVLPGWTVFREHSLDTQVQRYSYASAPLIFIGNGIKPEIIHAPVKIGNIAPTVAHYMRIRAPNAAVLAPMTDIRK, from the coding sequence ATGAAAGGACGCATCTTAACTTCTCTTTTGACTGTTATCGCATTAACAGGGTTGCAGGCACAGAACATTCCTGCGGTCCCTAGGTTAGTGGTCGGATTGACTATTGACCAATTGCGGACTGATTATATAGAGGCTTTTTCGGCTTTATACGGTGAACGTGGTTTTAAGCGGTTGTGGAAAGAAGGACGGATTTATCGGAATGCCGAATATGATTTTATTAATGTAGATAAGTCATCAGCTGTGGCGGCCATTTATTCTGGTACTACACCTTATACCAACGGAATCGTGGGGGATAACTGGATGGACCGCAGTACTCTTCGAGTCCTTAATTGTGTGGACGATGCTGATTTTATGGGCATTTATACTTCAGAGTCTACTTCTCCGCAGAAAATGAAGGTGTCGACTTTGACAGATGAGTTGGTAATAGCCACACAAGGAGTAGCTGAAGTTTATTCTATCGCTCCTACACGTGAAATGGCGGTGTTAGCTGCCGGCCATGCTTCGAAAGGTGCATTCTGGTTGAATGATGAAACAGGAAAATGGAGTGGCAGCACATATTACGGTATATTTCCTGCATGGGTGACTACTTATAATGACCGTGAAGGACTAGATTTCCGTATCGGCAATATGTCGTGGGCGCCTTATTTGCCTGTGACTGTCTATAAATATTTGACTAGCGAGAACAAACAAGTTACGTTCAAGCATAATTTCGATGATGAACGGAAAAATAAATACCGTAAATTGAAAACAAGTCCCTATGCTAATGATGAGGTAAACCGTTTGGTTAATGCTTGTTTGAGTAATACTTCCATTGGAAAGGATGCTGTTCCGGACTTTTTGTCACTAGCATATTATGCCGGGAATTATGATCATAAGGCTCCTGCAGAACTCCCGATGGAAATGCAGGATACATATGTACGCTTGGATAACAGTATTGCTGAATTATTGGAATTGATAGACCGGAAAGTTGGTTTGAACAATACTTTATTCTTTATAACCTCTACAGGATATGCTGACACAGATCCTGTTGATCCTCCTCAATATAAAATACCGGGTGGAGAATTCCATATTGAACGTTGTTCTGCTCTGTTAAACCTTTATTTGGCTGCTATTTACGGTGAAGGGCAATGGGTGGAGGCACATTTTGAGCAACAAATATATTTGAATCATAAGCTGATAGAGCAGAAACAACTGAATATGTCCGAGATATTGAACCGTGCGGCAGAATTTTTGGTACAGTTCAGTGGGGTGAAAGATGTATATTCTTCACAACGTTTACAATTGGGGGCGTGGACTCCTACCATTGATAAAATAAAGAATTACTATAACCCGATATGTTCTGGAGACTTGTGGATAGAAGTTTTACCAGGTTGGACTGTGTTCCGTGAACATTCGCTTGATACGCAGGTGCAACGCTATTCGTATGCGTCGGCTCCATTGATTTTCATTGGGAACGGAATAAAACCGGAAATAATCCATGCGCCTGTAAAAATAGGTAATATAGCACCCACCGTAGCTCATTATATGCGTATTCGTGCTCCTAATGCAGCCGTTCTGGCACCAATGACAGACATCAGAAAATAA
- a CDS encoding DUF4105 domain-containing protein — translation MNKLIIALILLFFSLSQSIRGQEDNIKVSLMTCAPGTEIYALFGHTALRYEDTARGEDWVFNYGMFSFNTPRFIYRFVKGETDYELGVTRYPYFEGSYAMRGSSVYQQTLNLTISEKQKLRRLLEENYLPKNRVYRYNFFYDNCTTRARDIIEKCIEGKVVYSEGKESLSFRDIVHQYTKGHEWDELGIDMCLGSEADKPIDTRKQMFAPFYMLEAAKKATIVVGDSVRPLILHEKKVVDVEPEDVREGFPLSPMVCVFILIGVTCFVGWLQFKIRKIIWIWDLLLFGVQGLAGCVITFLVFFSTHPTVGSNWLILLLNPIPLIYLPVMVYRAIKGKKDYYHTINIVCLTSFMMIMPFIQQKFNVTVLPLALCLLICSANHVLLYYRQNNK, via the coding sequence ATGAATAAATTAATTATAGCATTGATTTTGTTATTCTTTTCCTTGAGTCAATCGATTAGAGGTCAGGAGGATAATATAAAGGTGAGTCTGATGACTTGTGCTCCCGGTACAGAAATATATGCTTTGTTCGGGCATACGGCATTGCGCTATGAGGATACGGCACGTGGAGAGGACTGGGTGTTTAATTATGGTATGTTCAGCTTTAATACTCCCCGTTTTATCTATCGTTTTGTCAAAGGAGAGACTGATTATGAATTGGGCGTAACCCGTTATCCTTATTTTGAAGGTAGTTATGCTATGCGTGGTTCCTCGGTCTATCAGCAGACATTGAATTTGACTATTTCGGAAAAACAGAAACTCAGAAGATTGCTGGAAGAGAATTATCTGCCGAAGAATAGGGTTTATCGTTATAACTTTTTCTATGATAATTGCACTACACGTGCGCGTGATATAATAGAAAAGTGTATTGAAGGAAAGGTTGTTTATTCTGAAGGAAAAGAGAGTCTCTCTTTTCGGGATATTGTCCATCAATATACTAAAGGGCACGAATGGGATGAGCTGGGCATTGATATGTGTTTGGGCAGTGAAGCTGATAAGCCTATTGATACGCGTAAGCAGATGTTCGCTCCTTTTTATATGTTGGAGGCAGCAAAAAAAGCAACTATAGTAGTAGGTGACAGCGTGCGTCCTTTGATTCTGCATGAAAAAAAGGTAGTGGATGTAGAACCAGAGGACGTTAGGGAAGGCTTTCCGTTGTCACCCATGGTGTGTGTCTTTATTTTAATAGGAGTTACTTGCTTTGTAGGGTGGTTGCAGTTTAAAATCAGGAAAATAATCTGGATTTGGGATTTGCTTCTTTTCGGTGTACAAGGATTGGCGGGATGTGTCATCACTTTCTTGGTCTTTTTTTCTACTCATCCTACGGTAGGGTCCAATTGGCTTATCCTTTTATTGAATCCTATCCCTTTAATTTATCTTCCGGTTATGGTTTATCGAGCTATAAAAGGTAAAAAAGACTACTATCATACAATAAATATAGTGTGCTTAACATCTTTTATGATGATAATGCCGTTTATACAGCAAAAATTCAACGTAACGGTATTACCTTTGGCACTGTGTTTGTTAATATGTTCTGCAAACCACGTTTTATTATATTACAGACAAAACAATAAATGA
- a CDS encoding DUF6340 family protein: MKRSVSLIILVAGTLLASCSSLQTISFDQLQAADVSFPDAVRKVAVINNMPVLKTKDNHEILSSELEGDGKVASEALAENIANVNYFDQVIICDSVFRAQDKVPRVNVILTNEEVRKLSEDLGVDMILSFDRIHIQTKPGVLFYPDFPMPIDAVDGIISPIVRVYIPNRDKPLFVVAKQDTISWEIEPALSDRKIVKEASEYAASIPVEHLLPHWDEVARFYYDGGNIEMRDAGVYLRENNWDEAYSQWKIAYEKRKGQQKMKAAFNIALYYEIKDNVEQAKEWLGKAKKLVKSGSRDEQLIAFYSLELEKRESKLSQLRIQMKRFDDNF; this comes from the coding sequence ATGAAAAGATCCGTTTCATTAATAATTCTAGTTGCTGGGACGCTTCTTGCTTCCTGCAGCAGTTTGCAGACCATATCTTTTGATCAGTTACAGGCAGCCGATGTCAGTTTTCCAGATGCTGTGAGAAAAGTGGCTGTGATAAACAATATGCCTGTACTGAAAACTAAAGATAATCATGAAATACTGAGCAGCGAATTGGAAGGCGATGGTAAAGTGGCATCCGAAGCTTTGGCAGAGAATATTGCCAATGTGAATTATTTCGATCAGGTCATTATCTGTGATTCTGTATTCCGGGCACAGGATAAAGTGCCACGGGTTAATGTCATTCTGACCAATGAGGAAGTACGGAAACTGAGCGAGGATTTGGGGGTGGATATGATATTGTCTTTTGATCGTATTCATATTCAGACTAAGCCCGGCGTACTGTTCTATCCGGATTTTCCTATGCCTATAGATGCTGTAGATGGAATTATATCTCCGATTGTTAGAGTATACATTCCCAATCGTGATAAACCTTTGTTTGTAGTTGCCAAGCAAGATACCATTTCCTGGGAAATAGAACCAGCTCTTTCTGACCGGAAGATAGTAAAAGAAGCTTCGGAATATGCCGCTTCTATTCCAGTAGAACATCTGTTGCCACATTGGGATGAGGTGGCTCGTTTTTATTACGATGGCGGGAATATTGAAATGCGTGATGCCGGTGTATATCTTCGTGAGAACAATTGGGATGAAGCGTATAGTCAGTGGAAGATAGCCTATGAGAAGAGAAAAGGCCAGCAAAAGATGAAAGCGGCTTTTAATATTGCACTATATTATGAAATAAAGGATAATGTAGAACAGGCCAAGGAATGGTTGGGTAAAGCGAAGAAATTGGTGAAATCAGGCAGCAGGGATGAACAATTGATAGCCTTTTATTCATTGGAGTTAGAGAAAAGAGAGAGTAAGCTATCCCAATTAAGAATACAAATGAAACGTTTTGATGATAATTTTTAG
- a CDS encoding DUF6249 domain-containing protein, with translation MGYITGWIVVGIITLGIYKLFELFVGKKERLTMIEKLGDKLDPSMLGNRLSLPLPVGTPFMSSSPISFSALKFGCLLLGMGLGLLTGYIICATTVPDYFTERNWRMSELTSLIYGANVLLFGGLGLVVAFIVELKISQKNRKDHTR, from the coding sequence ATGGGTTACATTACCGGTTGGATTGTTGTAGGTATCATTACATTAGGAATCTACAAATTATTTGAACTTTTTGTTGGTAAGAAAGAGCGTCTTACTATGATAGAAAAATTGGGAGACAAGTTAGATCCTTCCATGTTGGGGAACAGGCTTAGCCTGCCTCTTCCTGTAGGAACTCCTTTCATGTCATCTTCTCCGATTTCTTTCTCGGCCTTGAAATTTGGCTGTTTGTTGCTGGGTATGGGACTAGGGTTGTTGACTGGTTATATTATTTGTGCAACCACGGTTCCCGATTATTTCACAGAGCGTAATTGGCGCATGAGCGAGTTAACTTCATTGATTTATGGTGCAAATGTCTTGCTTTTTGGTGGTTTGGGCTTGGTAGTTGCTTTTATAGTAGAATTGAAAATTTCTCAGAAAAACAGGAAAGATCATACCCGTTGA
- a CDS encoding RNA polymerase sigma factor: MENDETHIIHRILKGETSLYEYFLDKYSQQVFILIIRIVENQEDAEELTQDTFLKAFEHLSSFKAESSFSTWIYRIAYNTAISATRKKKQELIVMDSAMLMNISDQQIDDALNDESGERVGKLNKAIKKLDAEERALISLFYNEEKTIGEIALILGLTESNAKVKLHRIRKKLYILITEAE; this comes from the coding sequence ATGGAAAACGACGAAACACATATTATTCATAGGATATTAAAAGGAGAAACTTCTCTCTACGAATACTTCTTGGATAAATACAGTCAGCAAGTATTTATCCTGATTATACGCATCGTGGAGAATCAGGAGGATGCGGAAGAGTTGACCCAGGATACGTTCTTGAAAGCCTTTGAACATCTTTCGTCGTTTAAAGCAGAGAGTAGTTTCTCTACATGGATATACCGCATTGCATATAACACCGCCATATCGGCAACCAGAAAAAAAAAACAAGAGTTAATTGTTATGGACAGTGCCATGTTAATGAATATATCTGACCAGCAAATAGACGATGCCCTGAATGATGAAAGCGGGGAACGGGTAGGAAAACTCAATAAGGCCATCAAGAAACTGGATGCAGAAGAACGCGCCTTGATTTCCCTATTTTATAATGAAGAGAAAACTATCGGTGAAATCGCCCTTATCCTGGGACTGACGGAAAGCAATGCAAAAGTAAAATTGCATCGAATAAGAAAAAAATTATATATACTCATAACAGAAGCAGAATGA
- the secA gene encoding preprotein translocase subunit SecA produces MGFNEFIGKLFGNKATRDMKEIKPWVDKVKAVYPEIAKLSNDELRAKTVELKKYISDSAAEEQKKIEELKGTIETTELEDREGIFAQIDKLEKEVLEKYEKALDDVLPQAFAIVKDTARRFSENPELIVTATDFDRELAAQGKDFVRIEDDKAIWQNHWIAGGNDMVWSMVHYDVQLFGGVVLHKGKIAEMATGEGKTLVATLPVFLNALTGNGVHVVTVNDYLSKRDSEWMGPLYQFHGLSVDCIDKHQPNSDARRRAYMADITFGTNNEFGFDYLRDNMAVSPKDLVQRKHNYAIVDEVDSVLIDDARTPLIISGPVPKGEDQLFEQLRPLVERLFEAQKKLATQYLADAKRLIASDDKKDQEEGFLALFRSHKALPKNKPLIKFLSEQGIKAGMLKTEEIYMEQNNKRMLEATDPLYFVIDEKQNSVDLTDKGIDLITGNAADPTLFVLPDITSQLSALENETDLTEEEKLAKKDELMTNYAIKSERVHTINQLLKAYAMFEKDDEYVVIDGQVKIVDEQTGRIMEGRRYSDGLHQAIEAKEGVKVEAATQTFATITLQNYFRMYHKLSGMTGTAETEAGELWDIYKLDVVVIPTNRPIARKDMNDRVYKTKREKYKAVIEEIEEMVKEGRPVLVGTTSVEISEMLSKMLAMRKIEHNVLNAKLHQREADIVAQAGQKSIVTIATNMAGRGTDIKLSPEVKAAGGLAIIGTERHESRRVDRQLRGRAGRQGDPGSSVFFVSLEDDLMRLFSSDRIASVMDKLGFKEGEMIEHKMISNSIERAQKKVEENNFGIRKRLLEYDDVMNKQRVAVYTKRRHALMGERIGMDIVNMIWDRCAYAVELGDFDNVKMEILQTLAMEVPFTEEEYNKMRKEDLAEKTFEAAMNNFKRKTDRMAQIANPVIKQVYEMQGHMYENIMIPITDGKRLYNISVNLKAAYETEGKEIVKSFEKAILLHTIDDAWKENLRELDELKHSVQNASYEQKDPLLIFKLESVNLFDNMVHKINNNTISVLMRGQIPVQEPEQVREAAPEPQTPRQQYREEKQDLSDPHQQAAAERDTREVKREPVRAEKTVGRNDPCPCGSGKKYKNCHGQNA; encoded by the coding sequence ATGGGATTTAATGAATTTATTGGCAAATTATTTGGAAATAAGGCCACTCGTGACATGAAAGAAATCAAGCCATGGGTTGATAAAGTAAAGGCTGTTTATCCGGAAATTGCCAAATTGAGCAATGACGAGCTTCGTGCAAAAACAGTAGAATTAAAGAAATACATTTCTGATTCGGCTGCAGAGGAACAAAAGAAGATAGAAGAATTGAAAGGTACTATCGAAACTACAGAACTGGAAGATCGTGAGGGCATCTTCGCGCAGATAGACAAACTGGAAAAAGAAGTGCTGGAAAAATATGAAAAGGCACTGGATGATGTACTTCCGCAGGCTTTTGCCATTGTAAAAGACACTGCACGCCGTTTCTCTGAAAATCCGGAATTGATTGTAACCGCTACCGATTTTGACCGTGAATTGGCTGCTCAAGGAAAAGATTTTGTGCGTATTGAGGACGATAAAGCTATTTGGCAGAACCATTGGATTGCTGGTGGCAATGACATGGTATGGAGCATGGTGCATTACGATGTACAGTTATTCGGTGGCGTAGTGTTACATAAAGGCAAGATTGCCGAAATGGCTACTGGTGAAGGTAAGACGTTAGTGGCCACTTTACCTGTATTTTTGAATGCACTGACCGGTAATGGTGTACACGTAGTTACTGTTAATGATTACTTGTCAAAACGTGACTCGGAATGGATGGGGCCATTGTATCAGTTCCATGGATTGAGTGTGGACTGTATTGATAAACACCAGCCTAATTCAGATGCACGCCGCAGAGCTTATATGGCCGATATCACTTTCGGCACGAATAATGAATTCGGTTTCGATTACTTGCGTGACAATATGGCTGTCAGTCCAAAAGACTTGGTGCAGCGTAAACATAATTATGCTATTGTCGATGAGGTGGACTCTGTATTGATTGACGATGCTCGTACTCCGTTGATTATTTCCGGTCCTGTTCCTAAAGGTGAGGATCAGTTGTTTGAACAACTTCGTCCTTTAGTAGAGCGTCTGTTTGAAGCTCAGAAAAAGTTGGCTACCCAATATTTGGCCGATGCCAAACGCTTGATTGCATCGGATGACAAGAAAGATCAGGAAGAGGGATTTTTGGCATTGTTCCGTAGTCATAAGGCACTCCCCAAAAATAAGCCATTAATCAAGTTCCTAAGTGAACAAGGTATTAAGGCAGGTATGCTGAAGACCGAGGAAATTTATATGGAACAGAATAACAAGCGTATGCTTGAAGCCACTGATCCATTGTATTTCGTAATTGATGAAAAGCAAAACAGCGTAGATTTGACCGATAAAGGTATCGACCTGATTACAGGAAATGCGGCAGATCCTACTTTATTCGTTTTGCCTGATATTACTTCCCAATTGTCTGCTTTGGAAAATGAGACAGATCTGACAGAAGAAGAAAAGCTGGCCAAGAAAGATGAACTGATGACAAATTACGCTATCAAGTCTGAACGCGTACACACTATCAACCAGTTGCTGAAGGCTTATGCTATGTTCGAAAAGGATGACGAATATGTTGTAATCGACGGACAGGTTAAGATTGTTGACGAACAGACAGGACGTATTATGGAAGGCCGTCGTTATTCTGACGGTTTACATCAGGCTATTGAGGCCAAAGAAGGCGTGAAGGTGGAAGCTGCTACCCAGACTTTTGCTACCATCACTTTACAGAACTATTTCCGTATGTATCATAAATTGTCGGGTATGACCGGTACAGCGGAAACGGAAGCGGGAGAACTTTGGGATATTTATAAATTGGATGTCGTTGTTATTCCGACGAATCGTCCTATTGCCCGTAAAGATATGAATGATCGCGTTTATAAGACAAAACGTGAGAAGTATAAAGCTGTTATCGAAGAGATTGAAGAAATGGTGAAAGAAGGACGTCCTGTTCTGGTAGGTACCACTTCGGTGGAAATCTCTGAAATGTTGAGCAAAATGCTTGCTATGCGCAAGATTGAGCATAATGTGTTGAATGCGAAACTGCATCAAAGAGAGGCGGATATTGTGGCACAGGCAGGTCAGAAGAGTATCGTGACTATTGCTACTAACATGGCAGGTCGTGGTACCGACATTAAGCTGAGTCCGGAAGTGAAAGCTGCGGGCGGTTTGGCTATTATCGGTACGGAACGTCATGAAAGTCGCCGCGTGGACCGTCAGTTGCGTGGTCGTGCCGGTCGCCAAGGGGACCCGGGTTCATCTGTGTTCTTTGTATCATTGGAAGATGATTTGATGCGTTTGTTCTCTTCAGATCGTATTGCCAGTGTAATGGATAAACTTGGCTTCAAAGAAGGTGAGATGATTGAACACAAGATGATTTCAAATTCCATTGAACGTGCGCAGAAGAAAGTGGAAGAAAATAACTTCGGTATTCGTAAACGCTTGCTGGAATATGATGATGTGATGAACAAACAGCGTGTGGCTGTTTATACCAAACGTCGTCATGCCTTGATGGGTGAGCGTATCGGTATGGATATCGTGAATATGATTTGGGATCGTTGCGCTTATGCTGTAGAATTGGGCGACTTTGATAATGTGAAGATGGAAATATTGCAGACATTGGCAATGGAAGTACCATTCACAGAAGAGGAGTACAACAAGATGAGAAAAGAAGATCTTGCAGAGAAAACCTTTGAAGCGGCAATGAACAACTTCAAGCGCAAGACAGACCGTATGGCCCAGATTGCCAATCCCGTTATCAAACAGGTATATGAGATGCAAGGACATATGTATGAAAACATCATGATTCCTATTACTGATGGCAAGCGCTTGTATAATATTTCTGTTAACTTGAAAGCGGCTTATGAAACAGAAGGTAAAGAGATTGTGAAATCATTTGAGAAGGCGATACTGCTTCATACTATTGATGATGCTTGGAAAGAAAATCTGCGTGAGCTGGATGAACTGAAACATTCTGTACAGAATGCTAGCTATGAGCAGAAAGACCCGTTGCTGATCTTTAAGTTGGAATCGGTCAATTTGTTTGACAACATGGTACATAAGATCAATAATAATACCATCTCTGTATTGATGCGCGGACAAATCCCGGTTCAAGAACCGGAACAAGTTCGTGAGGCTGCTCCCGAACCGCAGACTCCTCGCCAACAGTATAGAGAGGAGAAGCAGGATTTAAGTGATCCTCACCAGCAAGCTGCTGCCGAACGTGATACTCGTGAGGTAAAGCGTGAGCCGGTTCGTGCAGAGAAGACAGTAGGTCGTAACGATCCTTGTCCTTGCGGAAGCGGTAAGAAATACAAGAACTGTCACGGGCAAAATGCGTGA